From the genome of Muricauda sp. SCSIO 64092, one region includes:
- a CDS encoding DUF4159 domain-containing protein: MFIRYRTKGLTVITAFLTFFVIQGVNSQEIAILKYGGGGDWYSNPTGLPNLIAFCNRNINTRIEPKPETVEAGSEDIFSYPYIHMTGHGNVFFTDAEAENLRTYLMAGGFLHVDDNYGMEPYLRRELKKVFPEKELEELGRDHPIFIQNYRFEDGLPKIHEHDGKRPQAFGIFHEGRLLLLFTYESDLGDGWEDPSVHNDPDKVRKKALQMGANIIQYAFSS; encoded by the coding sequence ATGTTTATTCGATATCGAACCAAAGGGCTTACGGTTATTACCGCTTTTTTAACTTTTTTTGTGATACAGGGGGTAAACTCACAGGAAATCGCAATATTAAAATACGGTGGTGGCGGGGATTGGTATTCCAATCCAACAGGCCTGCCCAATCTTATTGCTTTCTGCAATAGGAATATCAACACCCGAATTGAACCCAAACCAGAAACTGTGGAAGCAGGCAGTGAGGATATTTTTTCCTATCCCTACATTCATATGACAGGACATGGAAATGTTTTCTTTACCGATGCTGAGGCCGAAAATCTTAGAACCTATCTCATGGCCGGTGGGTTCCTGCATGTGGACGATAACTATGGTATGGAACCCTATTTGAGGAGGGAACTAAAAAAGGTATTCCCAGAAAAGGAATTGGAAGAATTGGGCCGGGACCATCCTATCTTTATCCAAAATTACCGGTTTGAGGACGGGCTTCCAAAAATTCACGAACATGACGGGAAACGACCACAGGCCTTTGGAATTTTCCACGAAGGCCGATTGCTCCTGTTATTTACCTATGAAAGTGATTTAGGGGATGGTTGGGAAGATCCCTCAGTACATAATGACCCTGACAAAGTGAGAAAGAAAGCACTACAAATGGGAGCAAATATCATTCAATACGCCTTTTCCTCATGA
- a CDS encoding DUF1223 domain-containing protein, whose protein sequence is MVKKILILIVVAVGLSSMAMYETTKVEGSKGISGTYEPIVVLELFTSQGCSSCPPADILLDKAKKQYPDNVFALSYHVDYWNYIGWEDPFSNPQFSRKQREYNTKFRYSGNYTPEMVVNGREHFVGSNAGKLSSKIKEYQKANSENKVVLGEATRQDREIDFQYHIEGDLTGKLMRAVLVLDERTTVVKRGENRNRTLKNSNIVVKEHYIPLKSKEGQGSVQIPTWVKTSEKLRLVVLVENSALDITGAAKTAI, encoded by the coding sequence ATGGTTAAGAAAATTCTAATTCTGATTGTTGTAGCTGTGGGCCTGAGTTCCATGGCGATGTACGAGACCACAAAGGTGGAAGGTTCCAAGGGGATTTCGGGCACCTATGAACCCATAGTGGTATTGGAATTGTTTACGTCCCAGGGCTGTTCCAGTTGTCCCCCTGCGGATATCCTCCTGGACAAGGCAAAAAAGCAGTATCCGGATAATGTCTTTGCATTGTCCTACCATGTGGATTATTGGAATTACATTGGTTGGGAAGATCCTTTTAGTAATCCACAGTTTTCCAGAAAGCAACGGGAATACAATACCAAGTTCCGATATTCCGGTAATTATACCCCGGAAATGGTTGTAAATGGTAGGGAGCATTTTGTGGGATCCAATGCAGGAAAGTTAAGCTCCAAAATAAAGGAATACCAAAAGGCCAATTCCGAAAACAAAGTGGTTTTGGGTGAAGCTACCAGACAAGATCGGGAAATTGACTTTCAGTACCACATTGAGGGGGACTTAACTGGGAAACTTATGCGGGCCGTATTGGTTTTGGATGAACGGACCACTGTCGTAAAGCGGGGAGAGAATAGGAACAGGACCCTAAAAAATTCAAATATTGTGGTTAAGGAACACTATATCCCCTTGAAATCCAAAGAAGGGCAGGGAAGCGTTCAAATTCCGACCTGGGTGAAAACCAGTGAAAAATTGAGGCTGGTAGTGCTTGTGGAAAACTCGGCACTTGACATTACAGGAGCGGCCAAAACGGCAATTTAA
- a CDS encoding 16S rRNA (uracil(1498)-N(3))-methyltransferase, producing MQLFYNPTLDNSFKQFFFPPEESKHIVKVLRKKEGDMLNITNGRGYHFRAKILEADPKKCKAQIVSEEKTIPKLHSLHIAIAPTKMNDRFEWFLEKATEIGVDEITPILCDHSERKVIKAERLEKVLQAAMKQSLQTYLPKLNPLTPFQDFLDLVEGELKFIAHCHEDEKLELKRKVQADKDVVVLIGPEGDFSKSEIRRALDHGFHPVSLGRNRLRTETAGIVACSTVALINR from the coding sequence ATGCAGCTTTTTTATAATCCAACACTGGACAACAGTTTTAAACAGTTCTTCTTCCCACCGGAAGAGAGTAAACACATTGTAAAGGTCCTAAGGAAAAAAGAAGGTGATATGTTGAATATTACCAATGGAAGGGGCTATCACTTCCGGGCCAAAATTCTTGAAGCGGACCCCAAAAAATGTAAGGCGCAAATTGTTTCCGAAGAAAAGACGATTCCTAAATTGCACTCGCTCCACATTGCCATAGCCCCTACCAAAATGAATGATCGCTTCGAATGGTTTTTGGAAAAAGCCACGGAAATTGGTGTGGACGAAATAACCCCCATTCTTTGTGACCATTCCGAACGAAAGGTCATAAAAGCGGAACGTTTGGAAAAGGTACTACAGGCAGCAATGAAACAGTCCTTACAGACGTATTTGCCAAAACTAAACCCCCTTACCCCTTTTCAGGATTTTTTGGACTTGGTTGAGGGGGAATTGAAATTCATTGCCCATTGCCACGAAGATGAAAAGCTTGAGTTAAAACGAAAAGTACAGGCAGATAAGGATGTGGTCGTCCTTATTGGACCAGAGGGCGATTTTTCCAAAAGTGAAATACGTAGGGCCCTGGATCATGGATTCCATCCCGTTTCCTTGGGCAGGAATCGTTTACGTACCGAAACCGCTGGTATTGTTGCCTGTTCAACTGTGGCCTTGATCAACAGATAA
- a CDS encoding TfoX/Sxy family protein — protein sequence MAYNLDLTKRIEATLGLFPEEFVQKKMFGGIAFLYKGKMTVGTINQDVMVRVIGTKMETVLQMAHVRPMDFTGTPMKEFVFVSEGGYQTEEQLHYWVELGLEHAKNKLGE from the coding sequence ATGGCCTATAATCTAGATTTGACCAAACGAATTGAAGCCACTCTTGGGCTATTTCCGGAGGAATTTGTCCAAAAGAAAATGTTCGGTGGAATTGCCTTCCTCTACAAAGGAAAAATGACCGTGGGCACCATAAACCAGGATGTAATGGTACGGGTAATCGGGACAAAAATGGAAACCGTGCTCCAAATGGCGCATGTTCGTCCCATGGATTTTACCGGAACACCCATGAAGGAATTTGTGTTTGTGTCGGAAGGAGGTTACCAAACCGAAGAACAACTGCACTATTGGGTGGAACTCGGTTTGGAACATGCAAAAAATAAATTAGGGGAATAA
- the tsaD gene encoding tRNA (adenosine(37)-N6)-threonylcarbamoyltransferase complex transferase subunit TsaD — protein sequence MNTSKKYILAIESSCDDTAAAILCNSTVLSNIVANQEIHQQYGGVVPELASRAHQQNIVPVVHQALAKANIGKNELSAIAFTRGPGLLGSLLVGTSFAKSLALGLGIPLIEVNHMQAHILAHFIKEEDKTVPNFPFLALTISGGHTQIVQVNDHFDMEILGESLDDAVGEAFDKSAKLLGLPYPGGPLIDKYAQKGNPKAFEFPKPKVEHLNFSFSGLKTSILYFIQRKTKENPDFVQEHLNDICASIQETIVTILMDKLKKASKITGIKEIAIGGGVSANSEIRKRIRDMEQALGWKTYIPKFEYCTDNAAMIGIVGYLKYLKGDFARQEVSAKARYIL from the coding sequence TTGAACACTTCAAAAAAATATATCCTGGCCATTGAGTCTTCTTGCGACGACACCGCTGCCGCTATTCTTTGTAACAGTACCGTGTTAAGTAATATTGTTGCCAATCAGGAAATTCACCAACAATACGGTGGGGTGGTTCCCGAGTTGGCATCGAGGGCACACCAACAAAACATTGTACCTGTCGTCCATCAAGCTTTGGCCAAGGCAAATATCGGCAAAAATGAACTCTCCGCCATAGCCTTCACAAGAGGTCCGGGACTTCTTGGATCCCTTTTGGTAGGCACTTCCTTTGCAAAATCCCTTGCCCTGGGATTGGGTATTCCCTTAATTGAAGTGAACCATATGCAGGCACATATTCTTGCCCATTTTATTAAGGAAGAAGATAAAACCGTTCCCAACTTTCCTTTTCTTGCCTTGACCATAAGTGGCGGACATACCCAAATCGTTCAGGTCAACGACCATTTTGATATGGAAATTTTGGGAGAGAGTTTGGATGATGCCGTAGGGGAAGCCTTTGACAAGAGTGCCAAATTATTGGGATTGCCCTATCCTGGAGGACCTTTAATTGACAAATACGCGCAAAAGGGAAATCCCAAGGCGTTTGAATTTCCAAAACCTAAGGTGGAACACCTTAACTTTAGTTTTAGCGGACTAAAAACCAGCATTTTATATTTCATTCAAAGGAAAACCAAAGAAAACCCCGATTTTGTCCAGGAGCACCTTAACGATATTTGTGCTTCCATTCAGGAGACCATCGTAACGATATTGATGGACAAGCTTAAAAAGGCCTCCAAAATAACAGGGATCAAAGAAATTGCCATTGGTGGTGGGGTATCCGCCAATTCGGAGATACGAAAAAGAATCAGGGATATGGAGCAAGCCTTGGGCTGGAAAACATACATCCCCAAGTTTGAATATTGTACGGACAATGCCGCAATGATAGGTATTGTAGGATATCTAAAGTACTTAAAAGGGGATTTTGCCCGTCAGGAGGTTTCTGCAAAAGCGCGATACATACTTTAA
- a CDS encoding translocation/assembly module TamB: MGVLATIVFSLPIVQTKLAKYATDSLNQEFGTNIGIERVRFSPFTLGTTIKNIYVEDYRGDTLIYIQKLSTSILNLRKMIDGDMEFGEIDVDGLLLHMKTYAEETNTNLDVFIDKLDDGKPRAPGTPPFFMAASEINLSNGRYVLSDENLENSKILDFKNLELSSEDFQILGPDVSLQILELGLKSGRGVDLKRLQTRFSYTKQQMRFDSLRIETPESQIKGQLVFDYNREDFGDFLDKVQVSAQFDESTMAFNEINKYFNEFGKDRIATFSTTANGVLNDLNFEELLLFSDNTGIRGDFNFKNMFKDSEPFKMEAQMKNVTSSYYQLRALLPNILGKNILPTSFQKFGQFTVRGDTEVTENSIDAKINLNTAIGSCYSDLQMTNINNIDDASYRGFISLINFDLGNFLSDPKFGKTSLDVNVEGRGFIAEYLNTEAIGDVYTMEFNGYQYKDVKVSGIIKEELFDGSLISNDENLKLNFKGLADFSQEENNFNFIASVDYADLSKLNFIKEEVSIFKGDVRMDITGNTLDNIVGDLKFSETQFQNKNDTYRFDDFAVSSTFEKDSLRNIQIISPDIITGYMKGNFKVRELGRLLQNSIGSIYTNYRPYEISEGQKLDFNFRIYNKIVDVFFPEVKLGPDTFIRGNIKSDQGDFKLTFKSPSIEAFKNKFNEVELKIDNKNPLFNTFLTVEDMSTVYYDVHDFNLINTTLKDTLFFRTEFKGGSQFNDSYNLNFYHTFNKENKSVIGLKTSDINFKGNTWVLNKSGDKKNKVIINRTLDSIQIEEIVMDNNNEEQIRLRGELADSTYKDLELGFRIVSLNKVTPSIDSLKLDGKVNGFLNILQKDGKYLPSSSMLINDFAVNEMILGDMEVVIFGNNDLSQFGVNSWVSKDGVEKFSLNGNINNGRNETTLDLLAAFDDFDLKPFAPLGEDIISNIHGFVNGNARITGNARNPAMNGTLTLSEAGLGIPYLNVDYNFAPLSRVRLFDQSFYFENMALTDASEGTTAYLDGTISHREFGDWTLGLNVDTGGERFLILNTDYEEEALYYGTGFANGRGSIYGPTTALNIEFEGATARGTSLKIPLSDVTSVGDYSFINFIEKNQGGTIASERVLSEYEGLEMIFDLAVTPDAEVEIIVDKENKSSLKGTGEGLLLMEINTNGKFNMYGEFVVVTGQYRFRRAGLIDKTFVVEPGGTILWDSGNPLEAQLGLKAVYSLNANPAPLLDNPGNTRRIPTEVVVRLDGELENPTIDFDIEFPGTSSVVKSELEYRLQDPTIENNNAFFLLAQGTFVNEQTGLNQQAVTGNLIQTASGLLNQVLGGNNDKLNFGVSYEQGFQDAGIDTEDRIGVTVSTQISDRVLVNGRVGVPVGGVSETVVAGDVEVQVLLNEEGTLSAKIFNRENVIEQFLAERQGYTQGVGLSYQVDFNNFKDLMTQIFRPRKKERPREKETLDTSVMGKDSLINFRSKNSVSRQKR, encoded by the coding sequence ATGGGTGTTTTGGCAACGATAGTCTTCTCCCTCCCCATAGTACAGACCAAGCTGGCGAAATATGCCACGGATAGCCTTAACCAGGAATTTGGCACCAATATAGGTATTGAAAGGGTAAGGTTTTCCCCGTTTACCTTGGGTACCACCATAAAGAATATATACGTTGAGGACTACAGAGGGGATACCTTGATATACATCCAAAAACTATCCACTTCCATTTTGAACCTGAGAAAAATGATCGACGGGGATATGGAATTTGGGGAAATTGATGTTGATGGGTTGTTGTTGCATATGAAAACCTATGCCGAGGAGACCAATACCAATTTGGATGTTTTTATTGATAAGTTGGATGATGGAAAACCCAGGGCACCCGGTACCCCACCATTTTTTATGGCGGCTTCGGAAATTAACTTGAGCAACGGTAGGTATGTGCTCAGTGATGAGAATTTGGAGAATTCCAAAATACTGGATTTCAAAAACCTGGAACTGAGTTCGGAGGATTTCCAAATTTTAGGGCCTGACGTTTCCCTGCAAATTTTGGAATTGGGTTTAAAAAGTGGAAGGGGCGTTGACCTTAAAAGACTGCAGACCAGGTTTTCGTACACAAAACAACAAATGCGATTTGATTCTTTGCGCATAGAAACGCCGGAATCCCAGATAAAGGGCCAGTTGGTCTTTGACTATAACCGGGAGGATTTTGGGGATTTTTTGGACAAAGTCCAAGTATCGGCCCAGTTTGATGAATCCACCATGGCCTTTAATGAGATCAACAAATACTTCAACGAATTTGGTAAGGACAGGATCGCCACCTTTTCGACCACGGCAAATGGTGTTCTGAACGATTTGAACTTTGAGGAATTATTGCTCTTTTCGGACAATACCGGGATACGGGGGGATTTTAACTTCAAGAACATGTTCAAGGATTCGGAGCCTTTTAAAATGGAGGCCCAGATGAAAAATGTCACTTCCAGTTATTATCAATTGCGGGCCCTGTTGCCCAATATTTTGGGAAAGAACATTTTGCCTACCTCATTTCAAAAATTCGGACAGTTCACCGTAAGGGGGGATACAGAGGTCACGGAGAACTCCATTGATGCCAAAATAAATCTCAATACGGCCATTGGAAGTTGTTATTCCGATCTTCAGATGACCAACATCAATAACATTGATGACGCCTCCTACAGGGGATTTATTTCTTTGATAAATTTTGATTTGGGAAATTTTTTGAGTGACCCAAAGTTTGGTAAAACCTCATTGGATGTCAATGTGGAAGGCCGGGGTTTTATCGCAGAATATCTAAATACCGAGGCGATTGGGGATGTGTACACCATGGAATTCAATGGGTATCAGTATAAGGATGTTAAGGTTTCAGGAATTATTAAGGAAGAACTCTTTGATGGGTCCTTGATCAGTAATGACGAAAACCTAAAGTTGAACTTTAAGGGACTTGCGGATTTTAGTCAGGAGGAGAACAACTTCAATTTTATAGCCTCCGTGGATTATGCGGATTTGAGCAAGCTGAATTTTATTAAGGAAGAGGTTTCCATTTTTAAGGGAGATGTACGAATGGACATTACCGGCAATACATTGGATAATATTGTTGGCGATCTAAAATTCTCCGAAACACAATTTCAAAATAAAAACGATACCTATCGTTTTGACGACTTTGCGGTTTCCTCCACATTTGAAAAGGATAGTCTAAGAAATATTCAAATCATCTCCCCGGATATTATCACCGGTTATATGAAGGGGAACTTTAAGGTCAGGGAACTGGGAAGGCTTCTACAGAATTCCATAGGGAGTATTTATACCAATTACAGGCCATACGAGATTTCGGAAGGACAGAAATTGGATTTCAATTTTCGCATTTACAACAAGATTGTGGATGTGTTCTTTCCCGAGGTGAAACTGGGGCCGGATACCTTTATCCGGGGGAATATCAAATCGGACCAAGGAGACTTTAAACTCACATTCAAATCACCCAGTATTGAGGCGTTCAAAAATAAATTCAATGAGGTTGAACTGAAAATAGACAATAAGAACCCACTTTTTAACACCTTTCTTACTGTGGAGGATATGTCCACCGTTTACTACGATGTCCATGATTTTAACCTGATCAATACCACTTTAAAGGATACCTTGTTCTTTAGGACTGAATTTAAGGGAGGCAGTCAATTCAATGATAGCTATAACCTGAATTTCTATCACACCTTTAATAAGGAGAACAAATCCGTAATTGGACTAAAAACTTCGGACATCAACTTCAAGGGCAACACATGGGTATTGAACAAATCCGGGGATAAAAAGAATAAGGTTATCATAAACCGGACTTTGGATAGCATCCAAATCGAGGAGATTGTCATGGACAATAATAACGAGGAGCAAATCAGATTAAGGGGCGAATTGGCCGATTCCACCTATAAGGATTTGGAATTAGGATTCAGGATCGTCTCCCTGAATAAGGTAACCCCTTCCATAGATAGTTTAAAATTGGATGGAAAGGTCAATGGATTTTTAAACATCTTACAGAAAGATGGCAAATACTTGCCTTCATCAAGTATGCTCATCAATGACTTTGCGGTCAATGAAATGATCTTGGGGGACATGGAGGTGGTAATTTTTGGAAACAATGACCTTTCACAATTTGGGGTCAACTCCTGGGTGAGCAAGGACGGTGTGGAAAAATTCAGTTTAAACGGCAATATCAACAACGGGCGTAACGAGACTACGTTGGATTTGTTGGCGGCATTCGATGATTTTGATTTGAAACCCTTTGCGCCGTTGGGAGAGGACATTATTTCCAATATCCATGGTTTTGTAAATGGTAATGCCCGTATTACCGGAAATGCCAGGAATCCTGCTATGAATGGTACCCTGACCCTAAGCGAAGCCGGTCTGGGAATCCCCTACTTAAATGTGGACTACAATTTTGCTCCTTTATCCAGGGTACGATTATTTGATCAAAGTTTTTATTTTGAGAACATGGCATTGACAGATGCTTCCGAAGGAACTACGGCATACCTGGACGGTACCATTTCCCATAGGGAATTCGGCGATTGGACATTGGGCCTAAATGTAGATACCGGTGGAGAGCGATTTTTGATCTTAAACACGGACTATGAGGAGGAGGCCCTGTATTATGGCACAGGTTTTGCCAACGGAAGAGGGTCCATTTATGGGCCAACAACGGCATTGAACATAGAATTTGAGGGTGCCACCGCTCGGGGGACGTCCTTAAAAATCCCATTGAGTGACGTGACCAGTGTAGGGGATTATTCCTTTATCAATTTTATTGAAAAAAATCAAGGGGGGACAATTGCCTCAGAGCGGGTACTGAGTGAATATGAAGGTCTGGAAATGATTTTTGACCTGGCCGTTACCCCGGACGCCGAGGTCGAAATTATTGTGGACAAGGAAAATAAGAGTTCACTGAAAGGTACGGGAGAAGGGCTGTTATTGATGGAGATCAATACCAATGGCAAATTCAATATGTACGGAGAATTTGTTGTGGTGACCGGGCAATATCGATTTAGAAGGGCCGGATTGATAGACAAGACCTTTGTTGTGGAACCGGGGGGGACCATTCTTTGGGACAGTGGCAATCCCCTGGAAGCCCAATTGGGGTTAAAAGCGGTGTATTCCCTAAATGCCAATCCTGCACCCCTGTTGGACAATCCTGGAAATACAAGGAGAATACCAACGGAGGTTGTGGTGCGCTTGGATGGCGAATTGGAAAACCCCACAATTGATTTTGATATTGAATTTCCAGGAACCAGTTCCGTGGTGAAATCGGAATTGGAATACAGACTACAAGATCCCACTATAGAAAACAATAATGCCTTCTTCCTTTTGGCCCAGGGAACTTTTGTTAACGAGCAGACCGGTCTCAATCAGCAAGCGGTCACCGGAAATCTGATTCAAACGGCTTCGGGATTATTGAATCAGGTATTGGGGGGCAATAATGACAAGCTCAATTTTGGAGTTTCCTATGAACAAGGCTTTCAGGATGCAGGAATTGATACAGAGGACAGGATTGGTGTTACCGTTTCCACCCAGATATCCGATCGCGTTTTGGTCAATGGAAGGGTCGGGGTGCCGGTGGGGGGCGTTTCCGAAACCGTAGTTGCCGGCGATGTGGAGGTGCAGGTACTCTTGAATGAGGAAGGAACACTAAGTGCCAAAATATTCAATCGGGAAAATGTGATCGAACAATTCCTGGCGGAACGTCAAGGATATACCCAGGGCGTGGGACTTTCCTATCAGGTAGACTTCAATAACTTCAAGGATTTAATGACACAGATTTTTAGGCCAAGAAAAAAGGAAAGGCCCAGGGAAAAAGAAACTTTGGACACTTCCGTGATGGGAAAGGACAGTCTTATTAATTTTCGCTCAAAAAACTCGGTTTCCCGTCAAAAAAGATAG
- the pfkA gene encoding 6-phosphofructokinase, with amino-acid sequence MANSISKIAVLTSGGDSPGMNAAIRSVVRSCAYMKLKCVAIYRGYQGMIDGDFKEMNARSVNNIINKGGTILKSARCMEFRTPEGRKKGHDQLKKHNVDALVVIGGNGSFAGALKLNEEFNFPVMGIPGTIDNDILGTSYTIGFDTAINTVVEVIDKIRDTASSHNRLFFIEVMGRDVGHIALNAGVGAGAEEILIPEQNLGLDRLLDSLKRSKKSGKSSSIVIVAEGDKTGKNVFELKEYVEEHLPIYDVRVSVLGHMQRGGNPTCFDRVLASRMGVRAVEALLEGKTNYMVGIRDHKLILTPISEAIKAHTAVDEELIRVSDIMTT; translated from the coding sequence ATGGCCAATAGCATCAGTAAAATAGCCGTCCTGACCTCAGGAGGCGATTCCCCCGGAATGAATGCAGCCATTCGTTCCGTGGTAAGGTCCTGTGCATACATGAAGCTTAAATGTGTCGCCATTTATCGCGGATATCAGGGAATGATCGATGGGGATTTTAAGGAAATGAACGCCCGTAGTGTGAATAACATTATCAACAAGGGCGGAACCATCCTTAAGTCTGCACGATGTATGGAGTTTAGAACACCGGAAGGTAGGAAGAAGGGGCATGACCAATTAAAAAAGCATAATGTGGATGCTTTGGTAGTGATCGGGGGCAATGGTAGCTTCGCCGGGGCCTTAAAGTTAAATGAAGAGTTCAATTTTCCCGTGATGGGGATTCCAGGAACCATTGACAATGATATTTTGGGGACATCCTATACCATAGGGTTTGACACGGCCATTAACACCGTAGTGGAAGTGATTGACAAGATCAGGGATACCGCAAGTTCCCACAACCGCTTGTTTTTTATAGAGGTTATGGGAAGGGACGTGGGACATATTGCGTTGAATGCAGGTGTTGGCGCGGGAGCTGAGGAGATTTTGATCCCTGAACAAAACCTGGGCCTTGATCGTCTTTTGGACTCTTTAAAACGAAGTAAAAAATCAGGGAAATCATCAAGTATAGTTATCGTTGCAGAAGGCGATAAGACCGGAAAGAATGTTTTTGAACTCAAGGAGTATGTGGAAGAACATTTGCCCATCTATGATGTACGGGTATCGGTTTTGGGCCATATGCAACGCGGGGGAAATCCCACCTGTTTTGACCGTGTCTTAGCGAGTAGAATGGGGGTAAGGGCAGTGGAAGCGCTACTTGAGGGCAAAACAAATTACATGGTGGGGATAAGGGACCATAAACTGATCCTTACCCCAATAAGTGAGGCAATTAAAGCACATACAGCGGTCGATGAGGAACTCATTAGGGTTTCGGATATTATGACCACATAA
- the gap gene encoding type I glyceraldehyde-3-phosphate dehydrogenase, with translation MAKVKIGINGFGRIGRLVLRASVKRDNVEVVAINDLLDVEHLAYLLKYDSVHGRFDGTVDVKDGHLIVNGKTVRITAERDPKNLKWDEVGADIVAECTGIFTTLETAQYHIDGGAKKVVISAPSKDAPMFVMGVNHQAVKASDTIVSNASCTTNCLAPLAKVLNDNFGIVEGLMTTVHATTATQLTVDGPSKKDYRGGRSAMLNIIPASTGAAKAVTKVIPELQGKLTGMAFRVPTADVSVVDLTVRLEKDTSYDEIKKVFKAASEGELKGILGYTEEAVVSQDFVSDARTSIFDAGAGIELNSNFFKVISWYDNEAGYSHKLVDLAEHVATL, from the coding sequence ATGGCAAAAGTAAAAATTGGAATCAACGGATTTGGTAGAATCGGTAGATTGGTCTTAAGGGCATCGGTGAAACGGGACAATGTAGAAGTTGTGGCCATCAACGATTTATTGGATGTTGAACACCTGGCATATTTACTGAAATATGACTCGGTACACGGAAGGTTTGATGGCACTGTTGATGTTAAGGACGGACACTTGATAGTAAATGGTAAAACCGTTCGTATCACAGCGGAGCGTGATCCCAAAAACCTGAAGTGGGATGAGGTAGGAGCGGACATTGTTGCGGAATGTACAGGTATTTTCACCACTTTGGAAACAGCACAATACCACATTGATGGTGGTGCCAAAAAAGTGGTTATTTCCGCACCATCCAAAGATGCGCCAATGTTTGTAATGGGGGTAAACCACCAAGCGGTAAAAGCCAGTGACACCATTGTGTCCAATGCTTCCTGCACCACCAATTGTTTGGCACCATTGGCCAAGGTTTTGAACGATAACTTTGGAATTGTCGAAGGTTTGATGACCACGGTCCACGCCACAACAGCTACACAATTGACCGTTGATGGTCCCTCAAAAAAGGATTATAGGGGAGGTAGGAGTGCCATGTTGAATATTATTCCAGCTTCCACGGGTGCTGCCAAGGCAGTAACTAAAGTAATCCCTGAATTACAGGGAAAATTGACAGGTATGGCCTTTCGGGTACCTACCGCGGATGTTTCCGTTGTCGATCTTACGGTGAGACTGGAGAAGGATACCTCCTATGACGAAATCAAAAAAGTCTTTAAAGCAGCTTCGGAAGGGGAATTGAAAGGAATATTGGGATATACGGAAGAAGCAGTGGTTTCCCAGGATTTTGTTTCTGACGCACGGACCAGCATTTTTGATGCCGGGGCCGGGATTGAATTGAACTCCAATTTCTTTAAGGTCATCTCCTGGTACGATAATGAAGCGGGGTATTCCCACAAATTGGTTGATCTGGCCGAACACGTGGCCACACTTTAA
- a CDS encoding N-acetylglucosamine kinase, with protein MILIVDSGATKSDWIALDENGEQLFVTQTLGLSPEVLTREVIEDRLANNFELSKNKEAVSRLYFYGAGCGTDRMKKFLKGIFGDFFPNAKAEVREDTYAAIYSTTKIGSQGIVCILGTGSNCSYYDGHQLFQKVTSLGYIPMDDGSGNFFGRKLLRDYYFHKMPQDLGIKFAKEYELEADVIKHNLYKQPNPNTYLATFARFIIENKNHPYCRGVIDKGFQQFVNNYIMQFELATKVPIHFVGSIAHFLKEELTTVLERNDLILGVIRRRPIDGLVEFHQNTI; from the coding sequence ATGATTTTAATAGTTGATAGTGGCGCCACTAAATCGGATTGGATTGCCTTGGATGAAAATGGCGAACAACTGTTCGTTACCCAAACCTTGGGATTGAGTCCGGAAGTACTGACCCGGGAGGTTATAGAAGACCGTTTGGCAAACAATTTTGAACTTTCGAAAAATAAAGAGGCCGTTAGCCGACTCTATTTCTACGGGGCGGGCTGTGGGACGGACAGAATGAAAAAATTCCTTAAAGGGATTTTCGGTGATTTTTTTCCCAATGCAAAAGCTGAAGTTAGGGAAGATACCTATGCCGCAATTTATTCGACGACCAAAATAGGTTCCCAAGGTATCGTATGTATTTTAGGAACGGGTTCCAATTGCAGCTATTACGATGGGCACCAATTGTTTCAGAAGGTAACCTCTTTGGGCTATATCCCTATGGATGACGGTAGTGGGAACTTTTTTGGAAGGAAATTACTTCGGGATTACTACTTTCATAAAATGCCACAGGATTTGGGAATCAAATTTGCCAAGGAGTACGAATTGGAAGCTGATGTGATTAAACACAATTTGTACAAACAGCCCAATCCCAATACCTATTTGGCAACCTTTGCGAGGTTCATTATTGAGAACAAGAACCATCCTTACTGTCGTGGTGTCATAGACAAGGGCTTTCAACAATTTGTGAACAATTATATTATGCAATTTGAACTGGCCACTAAGGTTCCAATCCATTTTGTGGGCAGTATTGCCCATTTTCTTAAAGAGGAATTGACCACTGTTCTGGAACGAAACGATTTGATCCTTGGGGTTATACGAAGGAGGCCTATTGATGGGCTGGTGGAATTCCATCAAAATACGATTTAG